The proteins below come from a single Columba livia isolate bColLiv1 breed racing homer chromosome 26, bColLiv1.pat.W.v2, whole genome shotgun sequence genomic window:
- the IL22RA1 gene encoding interleukin-22 receptor subunit alpha-1 isoform X1 — protein MKQFLSVWAVFSVVGIVTAERSACLKRAAFSSTNFENILTWETEADIPPGTVFDVQYKQYGEKSWLNKQECQSITQRFCNLTRETENFTENYYARVRVNGQDGCSSGWVRSERFEPRKETVIGAPTVEYIPYVRSIRFLIRPPYTPLRGEDDHQLTVEDICSKFGAVDYHLTIFNQRTHQKWTKNEHNKEFEVSNLDPDTEYNGTVYINLLQRSSKAQVFWVKTLAADKSWLLYCFVALAFCAGLVFAAISYGIYKYVKQRGAQPMSLDFRGISSFQPLTLTVEHIIKPINLTRPSLLIPDVQLPQISQRLDRALEPLWTFRPPEAAHEQHRDVSTLQLSPQPPCLASAAPAGYAPQIVEQKVHVAPSSKMLPLTYGVCVKGTDHVDKKNLQPKQMLKEVSLDSSGGGKLITEVLGENCSHWNYKEQRPNLVSWSSSDTKESGFLQGSPGQMQQLLLRTDRVEGEVYVPQLAPPVLGHGGCYRKQTERPLLLSAVLADTERVAEEESPLPPPAGLLLSVRTGNSLPGENSTEHWVLPDSFSHSAKLLFPETQETETLTAAKRLSCTKLSNVVSQDAVSERDMGTPLTMLFKDLDLKVLWDQEENTEFY, from the exons ATGAAGCAATTTCTGAGCGTCTGGGCTGTATTTTCAGTGGTCG GCATTGTGACTGCGGAGAGGTCAGCATGTCTGAAACgtgcagcattttcttctaCGAACTTTGAGAACATCCTGACATGGGAAACTGAAGCAGATATTCCCCCTGGCACCGTATTTGACGTCCAGTATAAACA gTATGGAGAAAAATCCTGGCTTAACAAGCAGGAGTGCCAGAGTATCACACAGCGTTTCTGCAACCTCACTCGTGAAACAGAAAACTTCACGGAGAATTATTACGCCAGGGTGAGGGTGAATGGCCAGGACGGCTGCTCCTCCGGCTGGGTGCGCTCAGAACGATTCGAACCCAGGAAAGAGA CTGTTATTGGAGCACCGACAGTGGAGTATATTCCTTATGTACGGTCCATACGGTTCCTTATCCGGCCCCCCTACACCCCCCTGAGAGGTGAGGATGACCACCAACTAACCGTAGAGGACATTTGTAGCAAATTTGGTGCTGTTGATTATCACTTAACGATATTCAACCAAAGGACACACCAAAAG TGGACCAAGAATGAGCACAACAAAGAATTTGAAGTCTCCAACTTGGACCCAGACACGGAATACAACGGCACGGTGTACATAAACCTCCTCCAGAGGAGCAGCAAGGCCCAGGTGTTCTGGGTTAAAACGCTGGCAG CAGACAAGTCGTGGCTTCTCTACTGCTTCGTGGCACTCGCCTTCTGTGCCGGGCTGGTGTTTGCTGCAATTAGCTATGGGATCTATAAGTACGTCAAGCAACGCGGCGCGCAGCCTATGTCTTTG GACTTCAGAGGGATTTCATCGTTCCAGCCTCTTACGCTGACAGTGGAACACATTATAAAGCCCATTAATTTAACCAGACCTTCTCTTCTCATCCCGGATGTGCAGTTACCGCAGATCAGCCAACGCTTGGACAGAGCGTTGGAGCCACTGTGGACTTTCCGTCCGCCAGAAGCTGCCCATGAGCAGCACAGGGATGTGTCCACACTCCAGCTTTCCCCCCAGCCGCCCTGCTTGGCAAGCGCAGCTCCGGCGGGTTACGCTCCTCAAATCGTTGAGCAAAAAGTTCATGTTGCCCCGTCCAGCAAAATGCTGCCCCTGACCTACGGGGTGTGCGTCAAAGGCACAGATCATGTCGACAAGAAGAATTTGCAGCCAAAACAAATGCTAAAGGAAGTTTCTCTTGATAGTTCTGGTGGTGGAAAGCTCATAACGGAGGTGCTGGGTGAGAACTGCAGCCACTGGAATTACAAAGAACAGAGGCCAAACTTGGTATCGTGGAGCAGCAGCGACACAAAAGAATCCGGTTTCTTACAGGGGAGCCCGGGGCAAATGCAGCAACTGCTGCTGCGGACTGACAGGGTGGAAGGTGAAGTGTACGTACCCCAGCTGGCACCGCCTGTGCTGGGACACGGGGGATGctacagaaaacagacagaacGGCCGCTCTTACTGTCTGCGGTGCTCGCGGACACAGAGCGTGTTGCAGAGGAGGAATCGCCGTTGCCCCCACCAGCAGGCCTGCTCCTCTCAGTCCGTACCGGCAacagcctccctggggagaACAGCACGGAGCACTGGGTGTTGCCAGATTCTTTCTCACATTCCGCAAAGTTGCTGTTTCCAGAGACTCAAGAAACAGAAACGTTAACAGCAGCAAAGAGGCTAAGCTGCACAAAACTGAGTAACGTTGTGTCCCAAGACGCTGTCTCAGAGCGGGACATGGGCACTCCCCTCACCATGCTGTTCAAAGACTTGGACTTAAAAGTACTGTGGGATCAGgaggaaaacacagaattttattAG
- the IL22RA1 gene encoding interleukin-22 receptor subunit alpha-1 isoform X2, translating into MKQFLSVWAVFSVVGIVTAERSACLKRAAFSSTNFENILTWETEADIPPGTVFDVQYKQYGEKSWLNKQECQSITQRFCNLTRETENFTENYYARVRVNGQDGCSSGWVRSERFEPRKETVIGAPTVEYIPYVRSIRFLIRPPYTPLRGEDDHQLTVEDICSKFGAVDYHLTIFNQRTHQKWTKNEHNKEFEVSNLDPDTEYNGTVYINLLQRSSKAQVFWVKTLADKSWLLYCFVALAFCAGLVFAAISYGIYKYVKQRGAQPMSLDFRGISSFQPLTLTVEHIIKPINLTRPSLLIPDVQLPQISQRLDRALEPLWTFRPPEAAHEQHRDVSTLQLSPQPPCLASAAPAGYAPQIVEQKVHVAPSSKMLPLTYGVCVKGTDHVDKKNLQPKQMLKEVSLDSSGGGKLITEVLGENCSHWNYKEQRPNLVSWSSSDTKESGFLQGSPGQMQQLLLRTDRVEGEVYVPQLAPPVLGHGGCYRKQTERPLLLSAVLADTERVAEEESPLPPPAGLLLSVRTGNSLPGENSTEHWVLPDSFSHSAKLLFPETQETETLTAAKRLSCTKLSNVVSQDAVSERDMGTPLTMLFKDLDLKVLWDQEENTEFY; encoded by the exons ATGAAGCAATTTCTGAGCGTCTGGGCTGTATTTTCAGTGGTCG GCATTGTGACTGCGGAGAGGTCAGCATGTCTGAAACgtgcagcattttcttctaCGAACTTTGAGAACATCCTGACATGGGAAACTGAAGCAGATATTCCCCCTGGCACCGTATTTGACGTCCAGTATAAACA gTATGGAGAAAAATCCTGGCTTAACAAGCAGGAGTGCCAGAGTATCACACAGCGTTTCTGCAACCTCACTCGTGAAACAGAAAACTTCACGGAGAATTATTACGCCAGGGTGAGGGTGAATGGCCAGGACGGCTGCTCCTCCGGCTGGGTGCGCTCAGAACGATTCGAACCCAGGAAAGAGA CTGTTATTGGAGCACCGACAGTGGAGTATATTCCTTATGTACGGTCCATACGGTTCCTTATCCGGCCCCCCTACACCCCCCTGAGAGGTGAGGATGACCACCAACTAACCGTAGAGGACATTTGTAGCAAATTTGGTGCTGTTGATTATCACTTAACGATATTCAACCAAAGGACACACCAAAAG TGGACCAAGAATGAGCACAACAAAGAATTTGAAGTCTCCAACTTGGACCCAGACACGGAATACAACGGCACGGTGTACATAAACCTCCTCCAGAGGAGCAGCAAGGCCCAGGTGTTCTGGGTTAAAACGCTGGCAG ACAAGTCGTGGCTTCTCTACTGCTTCGTGGCACTCGCCTTCTGTGCCGGGCTGGTGTTTGCTGCAATTAGCTATGGGATCTATAAGTACGTCAAGCAACGCGGCGCGCAGCCTATGTCTTTG GACTTCAGAGGGATTTCATCGTTCCAGCCTCTTACGCTGACAGTGGAACACATTATAAAGCCCATTAATTTAACCAGACCTTCTCTTCTCATCCCGGATGTGCAGTTACCGCAGATCAGCCAACGCTTGGACAGAGCGTTGGAGCCACTGTGGACTTTCCGTCCGCCAGAAGCTGCCCATGAGCAGCACAGGGATGTGTCCACACTCCAGCTTTCCCCCCAGCCGCCCTGCTTGGCAAGCGCAGCTCCGGCGGGTTACGCTCCTCAAATCGTTGAGCAAAAAGTTCATGTTGCCCCGTCCAGCAAAATGCTGCCCCTGACCTACGGGGTGTGCGTCAAAGGCACAGATCATGTCGACAAGAAGAATTTGCAGCCAAAACAAATGCTAAAGGAAGTTTCTCTTGATAGTTCTGGTGGTGGAAAGCTCATAACGGAGGTGCTGGGTGAGAACTGCAGCCACTGGAATTACAAAGAACAGAGGCCAAACTTGGTATCGTGGAGCAGCAGCGACACAAAAGAATCCGGTTTCTTACAGGGGAGCCCGGGGCAAATGCAGCAACTGCTGCTGCGGACTGACAGGGTGGAAGGTGAAGTGTACGTACCCCAGCTGGCACCGCCTGTGCTGGGACACGGGGGATGctacagaaaacagacagaacGGCCGCTCTTACTGTCTGCGGTGCTCGCGGACACAGAGCGTGTTGCAGAGGAGGAATCGCCGTTGCCCCCACCAGCAGGCCTGCTCCTCTCAGTCCGTACCGGCAacagcctccctggggagaACAGCACGGAGCACTGGGTGTTGCCAGATTCTTTCTCACATTCCGCAAAGTTGCTGTTTCCAGAGACTCAAGAAACAGAAACGTTAACAGCAGCAAAGAGGCTAAGCTGCACAAAACTGAGTAACGTTGTGTCCCAAGACGCTGTCTCAGAGCGGGACATGGGCACTCCCCTCACCATGCTGTTCAAAGACTTGGACTTAAAAGTACTGTGGGATCAGgaggaaaacacagaattttattAG